From Microbacterium croceum, a single genomic window includes:
- a CDS encoding Lrp/AsnC family transcriptional regulator has product MISIDRLDSEIIGRMTSHARPGIAELAGALGVARNTVQSRLRRLEEAGVLAGLHPIVDLEAVGVAVQAFVALELDQRRLARVVEQLTEIAQVLEINTQAGRDDLLVRVGAVTHRDLQAAVTRMVEIEGVRSTVTTMIVSTPLPLRTQPLLEHLTAESGFGRSTPAPE; this is encoded by the coding sequence ATGATCAGTATCGATCGTCTCGACTCGGAGATCATCGGAAGGATGACCAGCCACGCCCGACCGGGAATCGCGGAGCTGGCCGGCGCCCTCGGGGTCGCGCGGAACACCGTGCAGTCGCGCCTGCGCCGTCTGGAGGAAGCGGGAGTGCTCGCCGGGCTCCACCCGATCGTCGACCTGGAAGCGGTCGGTGTGGCGGTGCAGGCCTTCGTCGCCCTCGAACTCGATCAGCGACGGCTCGCTCGGGTCGTCGAACAGCTCACCGAGATCGCCCAGGTGCTCGAGATCAACACGCAGGCAGGACGTGATGACCTGCTCGTGCGCGTCGGCGCGGTGACGCACCGTGATCTTCAGGCTGCTGTCACTCGGATGGTCGAGATCGAGGGGGTGCGCAGCACCGTCACGACCATGATCGTGTCGACTCCGTTGCCGTTGCGGACTCAGCCGCTGCTGGAGCACCTCACCGCGGAGTCGGGGTTCGGTCGTTCCACCCCCGCGCCGGAGTAG
- a CDS encoding alpha-ketoacid dehydrogenase subunit beta has product MSTAIARALNDGLRSLLTEHDRVMLIGEDVGRLGGVFRVTDGLQQEFGELRVVDSPLGEAGIVGSAIGLAMAGYRPVCEIQFDGFVFPAMNQIITQLAKYRHRSEGMVSLPVVIRIPFGGGIGAIEHHSESPEAYFAHTAGLRVVCPSSAQEAFDLIRLAVQSEDPVVFLEPKHNYWLKGDVDRDATPLPLGTARVVRAGHDLTLVTYGALVPTAVKVAEEAALDGRSVEVIDLRSLSPIDDATILASVERTGRLVVAHEASQTAGLGAEIIARVQDALFYSMAAPGIRVTGYDTPYPASRLERDWLPGVDRMLDAIDRSFTY; this is encoded by the coding sequence GTGAGCACCGCGATCGCCCGCGCCCTGAACGACGGACTCCGCTCGCTGCTCACCGAGCACGACCGGGTGATGCTCATCGGCGAGGACGTCGGACGCCTCGGCGGCGTCTTCCGGGTCACCGACGGCCTGCAGCAGGAGTTCGGAGAGCTGCGGGTCGTCGATTCGCCCTTGGGGGAGGCCGGCATCGTCGGCAGCGCGATCGGCCTCGCGATGGCCGGATATCGCCCGGTGTGCGAGATCCAGTTCGACGGATTCGTGTTCCCCGCGATGAACCAGATCATCACCCAGCTCGCCAAGTACCGTCATCGTTCGGAGGGCATGGTGTCGCTCCCCGTCGTCATCCGCATCCCTTTCGGCGGCGGTATCGGCGCGATCGAGCACCACTCGGAATCGCCGGAGGCCTACTTCGCGCACACGGCGGGGCTGCGGGTGGTGTGCCCCTCGTCCGCGCAGGAGGCGTTCGACCTCATCCGGCTCGCTGTGCAGAGCGAGGACCCGGTGGTGTTCCTCGAGCCCAAACACAACTACTGGCTCAAGGGCGACGTCGATCGTGACGCGACGCCCCTGCCGCTCGGCACAGCCAGAGTGGTCCGTGCAGGACACGATCTGACGCTCGTCACGTACGGCGCGCTCGTGCCGACCGCCGTGAAGGTCGCAGAGGAGGCAGCACTCGACGGCCGCTCGGTGGAGGTGATCGATCTGCGCAGCCTGTCTCCGATCGACGATGCCACGATCCTCGCCTCCGTCGAACGCACGGGTCGGCTCGTCGTCGCTCACGAGGCCTCGCAGACCGCCGGCCTCGGCGCCGAGATCATCGCCCGCGTGCAGGATGCGCTCTTCTACTCGATGGCCGCCCCCGGCATCCGGGTGACCGGATACGACACTCCCTACCCGGCCAGCCGACTCGAACGCGACTGGCTCCCCGGTGTCGACCGCATGCTCGACGCCATCGATCGCAGCTTCACCTACTGA
- a CDS encoding thiamine pyrophosphate-dependent enzyme translates to MLHPEATEVAPNDDLFTCLGPDGVLHRETATGGDLFVMYRDMVLSRRVDTEAIALQRQGELGLWPSMLGQEGAQVGAGRALRPRDIAFPTYREHAVAWCRGVDPVQLLGLFRGTTLGGWDPRENNFSLYTLVIGAQTLHAVGYAMGIVRDGDVGTGDPDRDRAVLVFLGDGALSEGETNEAFVWAAAQNLPIVFFCQNNQWAISAPYSVQSRVSVAQRAQGFGFRGVRVDGNDVVASHAATVDALDRARAGEGPTLIEAMTYRRNPHTTSDDDGRYRDAALTDQWSALDPIARLRTHLEHSGVAADFFAGVAAEEELLAERVRIGCRTLPDPDPASPFLHTLAEMPAELAQQLDAHLAFVAAGEEVAS, encoded by the coding sequence ATGCTGCACCCAGAGGCGACCGAGGTCGCCCCGAACGACGATCTCTTCACGTGCCTCGGCCCCGACGGGGTGCTCCACCGGGAGACCGCAACGGGCGGCGATCTCTTCGTGATGTACCGCGACATGGTGCTCAGCCGCCGTGTCGACACCGAGGCGATCGCCCTCCAGCGTCAGGGCGAGCTCGGTCTGTGGCCGTCGATGCTCGGCCAGGAGGGCGCACAGGTGGGCGCCGGGCGCGCGCTCCGCCCCCGCGACATCGCCTTCCCCACGTATCGCGAGCACGCGGTCGCCTGGTGCCGCGGAGTCGATCCCGTGCAGTTGCTCGGCCTGTTCCGGGGCACCACCCTGGGCGGCTGGGATCCTCGCGAGAACAACTTCTCGCTCTACACACTGGTCATCGGCGCGCAGACGCTGCACGCCGTCGGCTACGCGATGGGCATCGTGCGAGACGGCGACGTCGGCACCGGCGACCCGGATCGCGATCGCGCCGTGCTCGTGTTCCTCGGCGACGGAGCACTCAGCGAGGGTGAGACCAACGAGGCCTTCGTGTGGGCGGCGGCGCAGAATCTGCCGATCGTCTTCTTCTGCCAGAACAACCAGTGGGCGATCTCCGCCCCCTACTCCGTGCAGAGCAGGGTCTCGGTCGCTCAGCGCGCCCAGGGATTCGGCTTCCGCGGGGTGCGCGTCGACGGCAACGACGTGGTCGCCAGCCACGCCGCGACCGTCGATGCGCTCGATCGAGCCAGGGCCGGAGAAGGCCCCACGCTGATCGAGGCGATGACGTACCGACGCAACCCGCACACCACGTCCGACGACGACGGCCGCTACCGCGATGCGGCCCTGACCGACCAGTGGAGTGCGCTGGATCCCATCGCCCGGCTGCGCACACACCTGGAGCACAGCGGCGTCGCCGCCGATTTCTTCGCCGGCGTGGCCGCGGAGGAGGAGCTGCTCGCAGAGCGCGTGCGGATCGGCTGCCGCACGCTCCCCGACCCCGACCCGGCGTCGCCTTTCCTGCACACGCTCGCCGAGATGCCGGCGGAGCTGGCTCAGCAGTTGGACGCGCACCTCGCCTTCGTCGCCGCCGGCGAGGAGGTGGCCTCGTGA